The Streptomyces venezuelae genomic interval GCGAAACGGAACACGGGGAACTACTCGGCGGGGTCGACCCCGGCCCGCAGCAGCCCGTACGTGAAGGCGTCCTCCAGGGCCTGCCAGGAGGCCGCGATCACGTTCTCGCCGACGCCGACCGTGGCCCACTCGCCGTGGCCGTCGCTGGTGGTGATCAGGACGCGGGTCGTGGACTCGGTGCCGTGGCGGCCCTCCAGGATGCGGACCTTGTAATCGACCAGCTCGAACTTGGCGAGCTGCGGGTAGATCCGCTCCAGGGCCACCCGCATCGCCAGGTCGAGGGCGTTGACCGGGCCGTTGCCCTCGGCGGTGGCGACGATCCGCTCGCCCTTGGCCCAGAGCTTCACGGTGGCCTCGTTGGCGTGGGTGCCGTCGGGGCGGTCCTCGACGATCGCCCGCCAGGACTCCGTACGGAAGTAGCGGCGGGCCCGGCCCTCGGCCTCCTCGCGGAGCAGCAGTTCGAAGGAGGCGTCGGCGGCCTCGTACGTGTATCCCTGGAGCTCGCGCTCCTTGACCCGCTCGACGACGCGGGCGACGAGGGCGCGGTCGTCGCCGAGGTCGACGCCGAGCTCCTTGCCCTTGAGTTCGATCGAGGCGCGGCCGGCCATGTCGGAGACGAGCATCCGCATGGTGTTGCCGACGAGCTCGGGGTCGATGTGCTGGTAGAGGTCGGGGTCGATCTTGATCGCGGAGGCGTGGAGACCGGCCTTGTGCGCGAAGGCGGAGACGCCGACGTACGGCTGGTGCGTGGAGGGCGTGAGGTTGACGACCTCGGCGATGGCGTGCGAGATCCGGGTCATCTCGGCGAGCGCGCCGTCGGGGAGGACCTTCTTGCCGTACTTGAGCTCCAGGGCCGCGACGACGGGGAAGAGGTTGGCGTTGCCGACCCGCTCGCCGTAGCCGTTGGCGGTGCACTGCACGTGGGTGGCGCCCGCGTCGACGGCGGCCAGGGTGTTGGCGACGGCGCAGCCGGTGTCGTCCTGGGCGTGGATGCCCAGGCGGGCGCCGGTGTCGGCGATGACGGTGGAGACGACGGCCTGGATCTGGGCGGGGAGCATGCCGCCGTTCGTGTCGCAGAGGATGACGACGTCGGCGCCCGCCTCGTGCGCGGAGCGGACGACGGCCTTGGCGTAGTCGGGGTTGGCCTTGTAGCCGTCGAAGAAGTGCTCCATGTCGACGAAGACCCGGCGGCCCTGGGAGGTCAGGTGGGCGACGGTGTCGCGGACCATCTCCAGGTTCTCCTCCAGCGTCGTGCGCAGCGCGAGCTCGACGTGCCGGTCGTGCGACTT includes:
- the cimA gene encoding citramalate synthase — encoded protein: MTTENGESPRLDDRHVDDSFHVFDTTLRDGAQREGINLTVADKLTIARHLDDFGVGFIEGGWPGANPRDTEFFARARQEITFKNARLVAFGATRRAGGNAAEDPQVKALLDSGAPVICLVAKSHDRHVELALRTTLEENLEMVRDTVAHLTSQGRRVFVDMEHFFDGYKANPDYAKAVVRSAHEAGADVVILCDTNGGMLPAQIQAVVSTVIADTGARLGIHAQDDTGCAVANTLAAVDAGATHVQCTANGYGERVGNANLFPVVAALELKYGKKVLPDGALAEMTRISHAIAEVVNLTPSTHQPYVGVSAFAHKAGLHASAIKIDPDLYQHIDPELVGNTMRMLVSDMAGRASIELKGKELGVDLGDDRALVARVVERVKERELQGYTYEAADASFELLLREEAEGRARRYFRTESWRAIVEDRPDGTHANEATVKLWAKGERIVATAEGNGPVNALDLAMRVALERIYPQLAKFELVDYKVRILEGRHGTESTTRVLITTSDGHGEWATVGVGENVIAASWQALEDAFTYGLLRAGVDPAE